The Helicoverpa armigera isolate CAAS_96S chromosome 15, ASM3070526v1, whole genome shotgun sequence genomic interval TACTTCATGCCTACACTGAGTTTTGgggaaaaatttaattttatatgcatATAAAAGCATGTCATCCGCTGTTATTCACACTCTAATAGCGGTCAAAACCGAgtgttagaaatatttatttactccttCCTTCCAAAAGCTGAATTATTCTAAAAGTCCTTATATTTGTTGTTTCCAGATGCATCTAAGTTCGATTCAGTTGGCGTGCGCGGCACTGGTGGCGGTGGCCCTGGGCGCGGCGGCGCCGCCCTCGTCGTCGCACCACGTCGCGAGGCGCTCCTTCTTCACCCTCGAGTGCAAAGGAGTCTACGACGCGGCCATCTTTGCCCGCCTCGATAGGATCTGTGACGACTGCTACAACCTCTTTAGAGAACCACAACTCTACACTCTATGCAGGTTCGTTGCGTTTTGATTGGCATTCTAGTTTTGAAATGTGacgtttttcagtttttttttgtgttgtgaaTTGGCGGGAATTTGTATGAGTTGGTTTGGGATTTTGAATTAGTTCCGTGACGTTATAATGGTTTTTACTCTCGTTAGAATATAATTgtgataattaaaaacattagtcACATTGCTATCCAAaaacagatatattttttatggagcATCATATCACAGTGCTGCCAACCAAAAAAAACGAAACTAATTCGCAATTCAAAATGACCATACAATTCCAACCTCAATGACCATGTAATAAAGTGCATTATTCCTTGTTGGGGCACAGGAAAGACTGTTTCACGACAGATTACTTCAAAGGCTGCGTGGAGGTGCTACAAGAAACTGACCAGTTAGAACAGTTCAAGGAATATATAAGAATATTACACGGGGCCGTCCCCCCGGCTGGGAATTAGGTACCAACCGAATTTATTTTGCCTCTCCTTCTTACAAATTTATATTTCCTATATCTAACTCTTTCTAATGCGTTAAGCATTCCTTCAGCTTTGGGGTATTAACAGCACGCTATATTCACGTATTTACTGCACTATGTTATATAAAACTTTAACACTGCTACGCAGTAGGCTTGCACTTATAACCAGTTtcacctttaaaataaatatcttatgcctacaataaaaatattaacccaAGGATCGTAAGTATGAAATACAGGTAACATATCTAATTCTTCTTTTCACAGCAAGTTTATCTTCTATTTTGTGCAGAATTAACAGCATGCCTTCACGCCTTCTTTTCAGCACTTTTATACAATTTTCTGACTATAAGCACTATTATAAAATTTCTTACTTTTTACCTCTTCAAAATTAGTGTAAAcagataacattattttaggCTAATCAAGCACAGACTAATGATtgcatataaaatatgtacttaaaatgCTAATGGCTAatttttgaatgtaaaaaattGCATTATTTAAAACGTAGCCTGATATAATGTTAACTGTCTTGTAGGAGttttttacattgaaattaatttataatcttGACTTGCCTTGCTATTAATTGATCTGATTTGCATAAACCTGAATTGGCGTTAAACTTTGtacccaaatatttttttatcagtctATCTTGCCTTGCaccgtaatatttttattcagttaattatatttgatttatatttttaaattattctgtCTTCTATCGCCTGCCTCTTCTTCTACGTGCCTAACAATTATTCCTGAAACTAATAAGATATTTCTGTGTTCCAGGGAGAAATGCTTCACATCGCCCTATTTCAAGGGATGCATGGAGTCTTTGTACCTCTACGACGAAAAGGAACAAATTGATCAGATGATCGACTTCGTCGGTAAACGCTAATCTACAATCGCGACCAAAAAGTTCCGACGCATCTAACCGTGTAATAACTACGCAGTACCAACTTCCAACGCAAAGGTTCACGCAACGACCGCTTTGCCATAAAGCAGACCATAGACAATGTTCCAGTTGGACATCTGCTTTCTTCCTCAACATATTCTAGTCCTTAAGCGACGTAAATAGTTTTATGTTCGCAACTAAAtgtaatgttattgtaatttgtattaagTAAACTAAGGACatttattatctattttatGGTTTATATGTTATTAAATGTTGTAAGCTTCTTACTTAGGGAAGTGTAAAGTACATTGTATCACCTCCTAGTATTGAAATTCGAAAATTTGAGGCAGCCTTTGGTGTCGATGCTGGTCATCTGTCCTGTCTCGTGAGATCCGACTGAGATTAACGATTTTAATGTCTAGGTGTCGTTTTGAGATGGCGACTGGGTGTCTGGAGGCAGCTGGTTGCTTACCCCGCTTCCGATCAGCTTCGCCCGGCAGCTGCCCGGCTCCCACTCGAACGTCTCAAAGCGACAGCTGATTAGCGACGCATTCCAATcacagtatttaaaaaaacgaATACTTACGCTTTTTCAAGTCTACAATTcattttatcacatttttgtattaatttttgaattatattttaaaaagccTTACAATAGATTTTACAAGATagtatttgattttataatgttAGGTAGGTTCTGAACCAATATACTTCTTTGCTATACGAATTTGAACTTAATTACCAAGAAACTTTgattttagtttaattaaaacttagtaTTCACAATCTGTTGCTAGTTAGTTTGTACGTAAATCACGCATGTGGCTTATACATCACTTAGGTTTATCTCTACAAAACTCAGGgagtttattgttttagttgtcattcgcgtttatttatttatttattattcatgttCATGCAAAAGGACCAGTTTCACTAACTGATAAATGCTAAAACTTtccaattttaatgtaatagaataaaaaatattttcatatgtcaGGTTACCTTGGTTAGTGAAACTGGGCCTTAAGGTTCTCATTGGTGCAAGTAA includes:
- the LOC110380923 gene encoding CHH-like protein isoform X1, which encodes MHLSSIQLACAALVAVALGAAAPPSSSHHVARRSFFTLECKGVYDAAIFARLDRICDDCYNLFREPQLYTLCRKDCFTTDYFKGCVEVLQETDQLEQFKEYIRILHGAVPPAGN
- the LOC110380923 gene encoding CHH-like protein isoform X2, translating into MHLSSIQLACAALVAVALGAAAPPSSSHHVARRSFFTLECKGVYDAAIFARLDRICDDCYNLFREPQLYTLCREKCFTSPYFKGCMESLYLYDEKEQIDQMIDFVGKR